The genomic segment TGAACATCGCGCCGGCGTTGACGAACACGCTGGGGTCGGCTCTCCCGTCACGCACCGCGTCGGCCTTGCCGTTGGAGAAATACTGGCTGGGTGGCAGCCCCAGGGCAACCTCCTCGTCGATGCCGGCAGCCGAGCCATTGGCGATCGAGTCGTACGTTCCGCGCTGGTCGCGGTGAAACGCCCACGCTTTCTCGACGACCGAGACCCAGTTCACCCGATTGGTTCCCCGCCCCGCGTACGCCAGCCGGCCATCGGCGGGATCACGATGGAAGTCGGCATCGACCCGCACCACCGCATCGCTGCCGTCGGCGTGGTGGAAGTGGACCGCGAACGTCCCGTCCCCGAGATCGGTGACGAGCTGACGGATCCGATCGGGCGCCGTCTTCGCGATCGATGCCAAGGCCGACATGAAGTAGCAGTCTCCGACTCGGCCCTGTGCGACGTCGGTGAAGCGGGGCCCCGCGGCACCGAAGAGGGCGACCCGATCCTGCCGCACCACCGTCAGGCCGAGCGGATCATCCGCCTCACGCCGAACCGGATCGACGAGCTGCTGCCCATCGAGCTCGCGCGTGGGGGTCTGGGTGCGGACGACGACCCCCGAGCGCACCGTCACGGGCTGCGACACCGTCACGCCACCGATCGTGATCGGCACCATCACCGTCGTGTAGAGCGGCTCTTCGACGCGGTTCGTCGCGAACGCGGCCACGCGATGCACGTGCCCGAGGGCGGTTTCCTCGGCCGAGACGTCGCCGATCCGTTCCGTCGCCTCCGCATCGAGCCAGAACGTGTCACTTCCGGCCTGCCCCCAGAGGATGTCGCCCTGCCCACCGCCGACCGTGACGATCGTGTCGTCGCCATTTCCGCCCCCGATCCAGTCGGCACCGGTCCCCCCGACGATCCGGTCGTTGCCGTCGCCGCCGTAAATCGTGGCGGCGAGCGGGCTGTGATTGATGATCGAGTCCTGACCGCCGAAGGCGTCGACCCGCAGGCTGGCGAACGCGAAGGGCTGAATCGCGTTGTTGAACGTACGGGTGAGTACCGTCGCGTCGGTGCTGTCGCTGATCGTCACGCGGAGCGTGTCGAACGTCGTCTGCACCGGGCCGGGCACCGCCCGCGCCGGGTTCCACTCGATGACGATCCGGTCGTCACCGGTCGTTCCGGCGATGCCGAGGGTCCCACCAGCCACGCGTACATCCGCCGCCATCAGGAGGCGGCTCTCGAGCGCCTCGAGCCCGGTGTGTGTCGTCGTCGGCCGCCGGCCGTTCCGCGTCAGGTATCGCATGATCGTCGCCCCTTCGTGCCTGGAAGAAAAGTCGGCGGCCTCCACGCGGCGCCGACGAATGACAGCGAGAGCAAGTCGCGTGCCGGATCGGCTCGCATCGCCGGATCGGGATCGGCAGGGGCGTGCGATCGAGCGCATATGCCGGCCAGGAGCGGGCTTCGGAAACAAGCGGCATATCCGCGGCATATTCAATCCGCTCAGGCGACATGTGTACAATTCCGCTCCGACGGTGCAGTGTCTTGCGTGATACCCCCTCGCGCGTGGCAGCCATGATCCCGTTCGAGCAGTCAACCGCGGTCGTGGTGGGGATGGGGTTGCTGGCGATCGCCGCCGGGGCCTGGTTCGTTCATGCACGCGTCCGCACCGCCGCCGTCGCCTGCGCGCTGCTGGCGGCGCTGGCCGCCGGCGCCGACCTCGCCGATCGGCTGGTGGTGACCGACCGGGAGGCCGTCGAGGACCTGCTGCCACGGCTGGCCGCCGCTGCGGAGCGGCGTGACGCGGCCACGGTGCTCGCGTCGATCGATGCGACGATCCGCCCCCTGCGCGACGAGACCCAGGGGCTCCTCGACCGACTGTGCCCCACGGAAATCCGCATCACCAAGCTCGAGGTCGATGTGGATCGCAGCATCACGCCGCGGACGGCGACGGCCGAATTGCTGGTGCGCTACGTGGGCGATGTCGGCGGCCCCGGCAGCCCCGCCACCGGGCAGACGCTCGTGCCACTCGTGCTCCGCCTCCACAAGCCCGCCGGCCGCTGGCTCGTCACCGAGGCACGGATCGATGACGACGTGCCGCTCGGCGGCCGACGGCCCGCGCCGCGACCGGGCGGCTGACCCGGCCGCGGTGCCGGAGGCCGAACCGGGCATCACCCCGACCGGCTCCCGCCGTGCCATTCCCGGATCCGACGCGTCGCCGGAGCCGACACCGCCCGCGACCATCCTTCGGGCATGACCGCGACACTACCCTCCGCCTACACTCTGTCCCGTTCGCTCATCACAGGGGGCACCGCGATGGCCATCAAGCAACTTTCGCCGGACGAGGTCCGCGACTGGTCGGTCGAGAGGAAAGACCGCTGGTGGCTCGAGAACGTCTACCGCGGCGACATGCCGCAACTCACGCTCCGGGCGGCGCTCACCGGGTTCATCCTCGGCGGCGTCCTCTCGGCCACCAATCTGTACATCGGCGCCAAGACCGGCTGGACGCTCGGCGTCGGCCTGACGAGCGTGATCCTGGCGTTCGCCGCCTTCCGCCTCATGGCCCAGGCGGGGTTTCGCGACCTGACGATCCTGGAGAACAACGCCGCCCAGAGCGTCGCCACGGCGGCCGGCTACATGACCGGCCCGCTGATCTCGGGCATGGCCGCCTACATGTGGATCGAAAACACGATCATCACCTGGTGGCAGCTGCTGGCGTTCAACGTCGTCCTCTCGCTGCTCGGCGTCCTCGTCGCCTTTCCGATGAAGCGCCGGTTCATCAACGACGAGCAACTCCCCTTCCCCGAAGGCCGCGCCTGCGGGGTCGTCCTCGACGCGCTGTATGGCGACGGCGACGCGGCCGCTGACGGTGGCTCGGGGCGCGACGACGGGATGGCGAAGGCCAAGACCCTCGTCGCGGCGGCCGGGATCGCCGGCGCCCTCGAGTTTCTCAAGGGGGAGAACCTGATGGGGCTGCTGCAGAAGCCGTTTCGCGCGGCAGGCAGCGCCGTCTGGCACCTCCCCCACGCGCTCGACGACTGGTACCACGCGGCCGCCGACTCGGGATGGGTGCCGAAGCTCGCGCTTGCCGGTGTGCCGTTGCCGCAGCTCGGCCTCGTCTGCCTGCCCCTCGACATCGCGATGTTCGGCGCCGGGGGGCTGATGGGGCTGAAGGTGGCGGGCAACATGCTGCTCGGCATGCTCCTCAACTTCGCCGTCATCGTGCCGGCGATGATCGCGCTGGGGGCCATCGCCCCGAAAGCCGACGGCACGTTCAGCCGGACGCACGTCGTCAACACCTGGTCGCTGTGGTGGGGCATCACGCTGATGGTCGTGGCGTCGCTGGTGAGCTTGTTTTCCAAGCCGGAGATCTTCACCCGGGCGTTCGCCGCCCTCCGCCGCCGCGACGACGCCGCGCCGAGCGAGGACCGGCTGGCGGCGATCGAGCTGCCGATCCGCTGGTCGCTCGTCGGCGTGCCGCTCATCGGGGCGCTGGGGGCCTGGATGGCGCAGTCCTGGTTCGGCGTGCCGTTCGTCTACGGATTGGCCGCGGTGCCGCTGGTCGCCTTCCTGTCGGTGATCGCCGCGAGCAGCACCGGGCTGACGAGCATCACGCCGACCGGGTCGCTCTCCAAGATCCCGCAGTTCACGTTCGGAGCCCTCGACCCCAAGCATCCACCGACCAACTTGATGACCGCCGTGCTGTGCGTCGAGGTGGTGAGCAACGCCAGCAACCTGCTGATGGACATCAAGCCGGGCTACATGCTCGGCGCCAAACCGCGGCAGCAGGCGGTGGCGCACTGCATCGGGATCGTCGCCGGCGCGCTGGCGAGCACGCCGCTGTTCAACCTGCTGTTCCTCTCCGACTACCGGCCCGGGGCCAACGTCCAGGAGCTGATGGCGCCCGAGGGGGGCAAGTTCAGCTTCCCGTCGGCGCTCCAGTGGAAGGGGGTGTCGGAGCTGGTCTCGGCGGTGTTCGGCGGCGGGTCGCAGGACCTGCTCACCCCGTCGATCCAATACTCGATCGCGATCGCGGTGATCGCGGGGATCGTGCTCGAGATCCTCCGTATCCGTCGGCCGGCGAGCTTTCCCTTGAGCCCGCTGTCGATCGGCCTGGGCGTGATCCTGCCCCCGGACTCGACCGTGGCGATGTTCCTCGGAGCGGCGTTCTTCGCGGTCATGCACCGCCGCCATGCCGGGGCCGCCGACAGCGCCGGCCACCGCCTCTGGGTCGGGTCGCACGAGCCGATCTGTGCCGGCCTGATCGCCGGCGCGGCGCTGGTGGGGATCGCCGACATCCTCGTCAAGGTGTTCCTCGGCTGATCGGGCGGTGTCAGGAGAAGTCGTCGTCTCCAAGCCGCCCGACCGCATGACCGTCATCCACGAAGCCGGCTTCGCGATCGGGCCCTGGCCGCGTTCCCGGCCAGGTGGCGACGGCCATCGCCGCGACGTAGAGCCCGTAGAGCACGGCGAAGCCGACCAGGTCGCCCGGCTGCTCGAACGCCCCCTTCGGCATTACCAGCTTGAGGATCATCGCCACGTCGATGATCATCAGGAACAACAGCCCGAAGAACAGGATCACCACCTTCACCGCGCGGAACACGGCGCGGTGCCGCTGACGGCGGACGACCGCCAGCCCGGCGAGGAACCGGGCCATGAAGGCGACGATCGGCAGCGCGACGCCGAACACCTCGATCGGCCAGCGCTCGCGGGGCAGCAGCCACTGCGCGGCCCGGGGCACTCCCCACACCGCCAGCGGCAGCATGCCATCCCACACGAGCAGCCGGCGCAGCCAGTCGCTCACACGCCGATGTCCTCGTTCCACAGGTCGGGTCGCGCGGCGATCTGCCGGGCCCAGCCCGCAGTGTATCGTCAGGGTGAGTCCGCCGGATCGGCCGCGACGTCCCGTCTACGGAGCCCACCGATGCCCACCACCGAGGTCCCCTGGGTCGAGTGGTACGACAGCCTCGCCAAGCCGTCGTGGACCCCCGCGCCGCGGACGATCGGCACGATCTGGTCGATCCTCTATCCGGTGATCGTCGTCACGTTCGCGTTCGTGTTCGTGCAGGCGGCGCGGAGGAAGCTGCCGGCGCTCGTCGCCGTGCCGTTCGCGATCAACCTCGTGGCCAACCTCGTGTTCACGCCGATCCAGTTCGGCTGGCGCAACCTCCCCCTGGCAGCGGTCGACATCGTCGTCGTCCTCGGCTCGCTGGTGTGGATGATCGCGGCGGTGTGGCGGCACCACCCGTGGATCGCGCTGGCGCAGGTGCCGTATCTGGTCTGGGTGGCGATCGCCACCGTGCTCCAGCTCTCGATCACCTGGATGAACCGGGGGCGATAAGAGCCAAGCCGCCAGCGGCTGGTGTCACGAGGGGGGCAGACCGACGCCCAGATAGATCTCGGCCAGCGGCAGCGAGCAGCCGATCTCCGGCAACGGAATCGTCGCGTCGACGCCGGACCATACCTCCCGGCTGAAGCCGATCTCGGTACGACGATGGACGACCACCGCCGCCGTCTCCTGCTCGACAAGCACGTACACCAGCAGCGAATCGATCGACAGGTAGGCGTCGCGCTTCTCGTTTTCGTCGGTACGCCGCGTCGACTCGGAAAGCACCTCGATGACCACCACCGGGTGGTCGTTGAAAGTGTCCTGGGGTCGGTTCGGGGTACAGATCACCGAGGCATCGGGGTAATAGAATCGCGTGCTCGAGCCGCGGCGGATCCGGACCTTGGCGTCGGAGTTGAACACCCGACAGCGACTCCCGCGGAGCTGGGCGTGGAGCAACCCGGTGATGTTCGTGGCGATGAGGGCGTGGGCGTTCGATCCGCCAACCATCGAATAGATGACGCCGTCGACGAATTCGTGCTTCCGCTCCGCCCGGCTCTCACCGGCGAGGTATTCGTCGACAGTCAAGGCATCAAGCCGGGGCGCGGAGCTCATCCCGGTAGTGTAACACGCCCCGAACATCGTCCCGCCGGCTCGCGCGGCTGACGTGCTGGTCAACGCGGCGAAGCGCGCTCCTGTCGGGGGTCGGTGGCTTTCTCACAGCCTATCGCTCCCCCCGGTCGCCGTGTCGATACCACTTCGTCATACTGTCACCCCAGCTCGTGAGCCTCTTCCGGAAACGCCCCATGCATCGCCTGACGCTCCTCGTCGCGGTCGTCCTGTCAGCCGTGGGTGCCCTGACGTCGCTCGCCGCGGGCGGTGCCGACGGCGACACGCTGTTCGGTGGCACACGCGTCGTTCCGGTCGAGATCACGCTCGCCGCGGACGACTGGGAGAGCCTGCGGCGTGAGTCGCGCGACGCCGGGTTCCTGTTCAGCGCCGAGGCACCTCCCAAGTTCACCTGGCGGAAGGGGAGCGCCACGGTCGACGGGGTCGCCACCGACGGCGTCGGCCTGCGGAAGAAGGGACTGCTCGGCTCGCTCGATTCGGCACGGCCGTCGCTGATCGTCGACTACGGCAAGTACGGTGTGAAAAGCCCGTTCAGCGGCGTCGGCCGGCTGACGCTCAACAACAACAAGCAGGACGCCGCCTGCATCGGCCAATTCCTTGCCTACCGGTTGTTTGCCGCTGCCGGCGTGCCCACGCCGCGCGCGGGGTTCGCGGCCGTGACCGTCAATGGCTCAACGCTGGGGGTGTACACGATCGTCGAGTCGATCAAGAAGCCGTTCCTGCGTCGCGCTTTCGGCGCCGACGACGGCGGGCTCTACGAAGGCACCGTCGCCGACCTCGTGCCGGCGTCGCTCGGCAAACTCGAGGTCGAGACGCACGACCGCTTCCGCCCGACCCTCGACGCCCTCGCCGCGCTGCTCGACGGCTCCGGGCCGGTCGATCTCGAGCAACTCGGGCGGCTCGTCGACATCGACACGTTCATTTCCTACTGGGCGGTCGAGGCGCTGGCCGGTATCTGGGACGGCTACACCGCCAACCAAAACAACTATTTCGTCCACATCTCGACCGCCGACGGCCGGCTGCGGTTCATCCCCTGGGGCACCGATGCCGCGTTCACGTCACTCCCGGGACCGCTGATGTCGTTCAACCGCCGGGCCCCGCCGGCGATCCACGCCGAAGCGGCGCTGTCCAATCGGCTCGCCTTCACCCCCGGCCTGGTCGATCGCTACCGGAAGCGCCTCGAGGAGTTGCTGGCGACGGTGTGGCAGGAGCCGGAGCTGCTCGCCGAGGTCGATCGCGTCGAGGCACTGCTCACGCCCCACTTCTCCCCGGCCCAGGCGGGGGCACCGAAGGCGCTCGCTGCGATCCGCGATTTCATCCGCCGGCGCCGCGGCGAGATCGAAGGGGTGCTCGCCGCCTGGCCGCCGGCGCTCCCCGAGCGGCCCCGGCCGCCGCTCACGACCAAGCGGATCGGCACGATCGCGGGGACGTTCGCCACACGGCAGTCGCAGGCGGCCGACGAGGAGGCCGAGCCCGGGAAGGTCGATCTCACGGTCACGCTCCACGACGAGGCGGTGGCGTTCACGCCCGCCGACGTCCGCGCCTACCCGACTCCCCTTCCCGGCCCGGCCGGGCGCCCCGGCGGCCCCCCGCCGCCCCCTCCGAGCGGCACGTCCGGTGACGGCGATGACCGGGCGATCGGCGTCACCGTCACCGGAAAGCGCGACGACGGCACGCCGGTGACGCTGACGCTGTTCCTCGACCGCCGCCGCGTCCGCGACACGACGGCCGACGTCGAGACCGGCGGGATGCTCGCCATCGGCGGCGGCTTCTTCGGGGCTGGCCCGTTGCGCGTCGTCGGCGGCACCGTCGCCCTCACCGACCGGGGCGTCGAGCCGGGCGCGAAGCTGGCAGGATCGTTTTCGCTCACCGTCAACGAATCCAGCGGCGGCTTCGGCAACGCCGCCAAGCGGGTCAAGCCACCGAGCGCCGTCGGAGCTGAGGCTGCCCCGCATGACTGACGAAGTCGCGCTGAAGCACACCGCCTGCAACCGTGATTGTCCCGACGCCTGCGGGATCGTGGCGACCGTCGAAGCCGGGCGGATCACCCGGCTCGCCGGCGACCCCGACCATCCAGTCACGCAGGGCTTCCTCTGCCAGCGCACCGCCCGGTTCCTCGAGCGGCAGTATTCGCCCGATCGGCTGACGACGCCGCTGCGCCGGCGCGGCGACGGTTTCGAGCCGGTCGGCTGGGACGAAGCTCTCGACGAGATCGCCGATCACCTCGTGCGGATCCGCGCCGAGAGCGGTCCGGCGGCGATCCTCCACTACCGCTGCGGCGGCACGATGGGGCTCCTCGCCGAGGTCGTCGACCATTTCTTCGCCCGGTTCGGGCCGGTGACGGTGAAGAGCGGCGACGTCTGCACCGGTGCCGGTGATGCCGCCCAGGCGCTCGACTTCGGCGCCTCCGACAGCCACGACCTGTTCGACCTGCTCGAGTCGCGCACGATCCTGCTGTGGGGCAAGAACCTCCACGTGTCGAGCGTCCACCTGATCCCCGTCGTGCTCGAAGCGCGGAAGCGTGGGGCGACGCTCGTGTCGGTCGATCCGGTGTGCCACAAGACCGCGCGGATGTGCGACCTGTACGTCCAGCCGCGCCCCGGCGGCGACATCGCGCTGGCGCTCGGCGTGGCGCGGTGGCTGTTCGACCATGGCGCGGCCGATCCACACGCCGCCGAGTACTGCGACCACTTCCCGGAGTTCCGTGCGCGTGCCGAGTCGCGCTCGTACGCCGACTGGGCAATGCTTGCCGACGTGCCACCGACGTCCCTCGAAGCCCTGGCGCGGGCGTATGCAACCGGGCCGGCGGCCCTGCTCATCGGCTGGGGGATGCAGCGGCGCGAGCACGGCAGTGCCACGATCCGCGCCCTCGACGCGCTCGGGGCGATCTCCGGCAACGTCGGCATCCGCGGCGGTGGGATCTCCTACTACTTCAAGCGCCGCGGCGCGTTCGACCTGTCGTTCACGCGCTCGGCCGCGCCGCCGCCGCGCCGGCTCCCCGAAGCGCGGCTCGGGCCGGCGATCCTCGAGGCCCGCGACCCGGCGGTCCGCGCCGTCTGGATCACCGCCGCCAACCCCGTCGCGATGCTCCCCGAGTCGCAGGCCGTCGCCGCGGCGCTGGCCTCGCGGGAGCTGACGGTCGTCGTCGATTCGTTCCTCACCGACTCGGCGCGGCAAGCGCG from the Planctomycetota bacterium genome contains:
- a CDS encoding Uma2 family endonuclease, which codes for MSSAPRLDALTVDEYLAGESRAERKHEFVDGVIYSMVGGSNAHALIATNITGLLHAQLRGSRCRVFNSDAKVRIRRGSSTRFYYPDASVICTPNRPQDTFNDHPVVVIEVLSESTRRTDENEKRDAYLSIDSLLVYVLVEQETAAVVVHRRTEIGFSREVWSGVDATIPLPEIGCSLPLAEIYLGVGLPPS
- a CDS encoding tryptophan-rich sensory protein, yielding MPTTEVPWVEWYDSLAKPSWTPAPRTIGTIWSILYPVIVVTFAFVFVQAARRKLPALVAVPFAINLVANLVFTPIQFGWRNLPLAAVDIVVVLGSLVWMIAAVWRHHPWIALAQVPYLVWVAIATVLQLSITWMNRGR
- a CDS encoding OPT family oligopeptide transporter, translating into MTATLPSAYTLSRSLITGGTAMAIKQLSPDEVRDWSVERKDRWWLENVYRGDMPQLTLRAALTGFILGGVLSATNLYIGAKTGWTLGVGLTSVILAFAAFRLMAQAGFRDLTILENNAAQSVATAAGYMTGPLISGMAAYMWIENTIITWWQLLAFNVVLSLLGVLVAFPMKRRFINDEQLPFPEGRACGVVLDALYGDGDAAADGGSGRDDGMAKAKTLVAAAGIAGALEFLKGENLMGLLQKPFRAAGSAVWHLPHALDDWYHAAADSGWVPKLALAGVPLPQLGLVCLPLDIAMFGAGGLMGLKVAGNMLLGMLLNFAVIVPAMIALGAIAPKADGTFSRTHVVNTWSLWWGITLMVVASLVSLFSKPEIFTRAFAALRRRDDAAPSEDRLAAIELPIRWSLVGVPLIGALGAWMAQSWFGVPFVYGLAAVPLVAFLSVIAASSTGLTSITPTGSLSKIPQFTFGALDPKHPPTNLMTAVLCVEVVSNASNLLMDIKPGYMLGAKPRQQAVAHCIGIVAGALASTPLFNLLFLSDYRPGANVQELMAPEGGKFSFPSALQWKGVSELVSAVFGGGSQDLLTPSIQYSIAIAVIAGIVLEILRIRRPASFPLSPLSIGLGVILPPDSTVAMFLGAAFFAVMHRRHAGAADSAGHRLWVGSHEPICAGLIAGAALVGIADILVKVFLG
- a CDS encoding molybdopterin-containing oxidoreductase catalytic subunit, which codes for MTDEVALKHTACNRDCPDACGIVATVEAGRITRLAGDPDHPVTQGFLCQRTARFLERQYSPDRLTTPLRRRGDGFEPVGWDEALDEIADHLVRIRAESGPAAILHYRCGGTMGLLAEVVDHFFARFGPVTVKSGDVCTGAGDAAQALDFGASDSHDLFDLLESRTILLWGKNLHVSSVHLIPVVLEARKRGATLVSVDPVCHKTARMCDLYVQPRPGGDIALALGVARWLFDHGAADPHAAEYCDHFPEFRARAESRSYADWAMLADVPPTSLEALARAYATGPAALLIGWGMQRREHGSATIRALDALGAISGNVGIRGGGISYYFKRRGAFDLSFTRSAAPPPRRLPEARLGPAILEARDPAVRAVWITAANPVAMLPESQAVAAALASRELTVVVDSFLTDSARQARFVLPTTTLLEADDLLGAYGHHWLVESRPVVAPPAGVRGDLEIVGALARRVGLADEFSADADTWKRRLLARVADKGASLDDLRRGPVRNPLAPSITTPDRRFATPSGRANLVTELPLDPPAGTALRPLLLMALATERAQASQWSRADQAGPATAIVHPAAAPGFADGDLAELESEIASLVVRLRFDSRQRTDVVLMEKGGWLSAGRCANALVRARETDDGGCAVYHDTPVRLLPAP